In the Elioraea tepida genome, one interval contains:
- a CDS encoding (2Fe-2S)-binding protein, whose translation MQRRQGIIVLAHGTTTDHAMYLCLCNGLTETRVTRALADLRDPPRVSDAYRACGCTALCGTCAEAMKEVVRAERARRASAGNDPLGAD comes from the coding sequence TTGCAGCGCAGGCAGGGCATCATCGTCCTCGCGCACGGCACAACCACGGACCACGCGATGTATCTCTGCCTCTGCAACGGCCTGACCGAGACGCGCGTAACCCGGGCGCTCGCCGATCTGCGCGATCCGCCGCGCGTCTCCGACGCCTACCGCGCCTGCGGCTGCACCGCCCTCTGCGGCACCTGCGCCGAGGCGATGAAGGAGGTGGTGCGCGCCGAGCGTGCGCGCCGCGCATCGGCCGGCAACGACCCCCTCGGGGCAGACTGA
- the bfr gene encoding bacterioferritin, with translation MKGDPKVLEYLNTSLTNELTAINQYFLHSRMLNHWGVTKLGAYEYKESLEEMRHADRLIERILFLEGVPNLQRLNQLLIGETVEEILRCDLKLEEKAIADLRDAIAHCEQVRDFPSRDLFAEILRDEEHHVDFVETQFDLIERIGIQNYIQLNSGAASEKDDD, from the coding sequence ATGAAGGGTGACCCGAAGGTCCTCGAGTATCTCAACACCTCCCTCACCAACGAGCTCACCGCGATCAACCAGTACTTCCTGCACTCGCGGATGCTGAACCACTGGGGGGTGACCAAGCTCGGCGCCTACGAGTATAAGGAAAGCCTCGAGGAGATGCGGCACGCCGACCGGCTGATCGAGCGCATCCTGTTCCTCGAGGGCGTGCCGAACCTGCAACGCCTCAATCAGCTTCTCATCGGCGAGACGGTCGAGGAGATCCTCCGCTGCGACCTCAAGCTCGAGGAAAAGGCGATCGCCGATCTCCGCGACGCGATCGCCCACTGCGAACAGGTGCGTGACTTCCCCTCGCGCGATCTCTTCGCCGAGATCCTGCGCGACGAGGAGCACCACGTCGACTTCGTCGAAACCCAGTTTGACCTGATCGAGCGGATCGGGATCCAGAACTACATCCAGCTCAACAGCGGCGCCGCCAGCGAGAAGGACGACGACTGA
- a CDS encoding ABC transporter ATP-binding protein → MLVVSAATGLYPIVIDWAYRLFAAQDARVVTLVPAAAFAIVAVKSAAQYAQTVLMQRVVLSVVLSLQRAMFAALLRADLARLAAEPTGRQVSRFLTDAQLIRESLARAVTGVVDALTVVALVASILWLDWVLSLFALVAVPVAAWPIGVIGRRMRRASTAQQEQAGALTAVLAESLGGARMVKAYGLEAYEAGRADRAFRAWFDSLMRVVRARARIEPILETMGGAAVACVIAFAGWRIASGASTAGEFTGFVAALLIAARPMRALGTLAVVLQEGAAAAARCFALIDEVPAVRDPPGARPLPPGRGRIVFENVSFRYPDGTVALDRVSFAVEPGTTVALVGASGAGKTTALNLIPRFADPTEGRVLVDGEDVRGLALASLRGAIALVSQEVTLFDDSVRANIAFGRLEASDAEIEAAAKAAEAHAFIAALPEGYATRVGDRGHTLSGGQRQRIALARALLRAPRILLLDEATSALDSETEARVQAALARLRERRTTVVIAHRLSTVRSADRIIVLDQGRVVEEGTHAALLAAGGAYARLVQAQAFAEDQAAETIPAAGPVP, encoded by the coding sequence ATGCTCGTCGTCTCGGCAGCGACCGGCCTCTACCCGATCGTGATCGACTGGGCCTACCGGCTGTTCGCGGCGCAGGACGCCCGCGTCGTCACCCTCGTGCCCGCCGCCGCCTTCGCGATCGTCGCCGTGAAGTCAGCCGCCCAGTACGCGCAGACCGTCCTGATGCAGCGGGTCGTGCTAAGCGTCGTGCTGTCGCTGCAGCGGGCGATGTTCGCGGCGCTGCTGCGCGCTGACCTGGCGCGTCTTGCCGCCGAGCCGACGGGCCGGCAGGTGTCGCGCTTCCTCACCGACGCGCAGCTGATCCGCGAGAGCCTCGCCCGTGCGGTCACGGGCGTGGTCGATGCGCTCACGGTCGTCGCGCTTGTCGCCTCGATACTCTGGCTCGACTGGGTGCTGTCGCTGTTCGCCCTGGTCGCCGTTCCAGTTGCGGCCTGGCCGATCGGCGTGATCGGCCGGCGGATGCGCCGCGCTTCGACGGCGCAGCAGGAGCAGGCGGGCGCGTTGACGGCGGTTCTCGCCGAAAGCCTCGGCGGCGCGCGGATGGTGAAGGCCTACGGGCTCGAGGCCTACGAGGCCGGCCGTGCCGACCGGGCGTTCCGCGCCTGGTTCGACTCGCTGATGCGCGTGGTGCGTGCCCGCGCCCGGATCGAGCCGATCCTCGAGACGATGGGCGGGGCGGCGGTCGCGTGCGTGATCGCCTTCGCCGGCTGGCGGATTGCCTCCGGTGCCAGCACGGCGGGCGAGTTCACCGGCTTCGTCGCGGCACTGTTGATCGCGGCGCGGCCGATGCGGGCGCTCGGTACGCTCGCGGTCGTGCTCCAGGAGGGAGCGGCGGCGGCGGCGCGCTGCTTCGCCCTGATCGACGAGGTGCCGGCGGTGCGCGACCCGCCTGGCGCCCGTCCGCTCCCGCCGGGACGTGGGCGGATCGTGTTCGAGAACGTTTCGTTCCGCTATCCAGACGGAACGGTCGCGCTCGACCGCGTCTCCTTCGCCGTCGAGCCGGGCACGACGGTCGCTCTCGTCGGCGCCTCCGGGGCCGGAAAAACCACGGCGCTGAACCTGATCCCCCGCTTCGCCGACCCGACGGAAGGGCGCGTTCTGGTGGACGGGGAGGATGTGCGCGGCCTCGCTCTCGCGAGCCTGCGCGGCGCGATCGCTCTCGTGAGCCAGGAGGTGACGCTGTTCGACGACAGCGTGCGCGCCAACATCGCCTTCGGCCGGCTCGAGGCGAGCGATGCCGAGATCGAGGCGGCGGCGAAGGCGGCCGAGGCGCACGCCTTCATCGCCGCCCTGCCCGAGGGCTACGCCACACGGGTGGGGGATCGCGGCCACACCCTCTCAGGCGGGCAGAGGCAGAGGATCGCGCTCGCCCGGGCGCTGTTGCGCGCGCCGCGGATCCTGCTGCTCGACGAGGCGACGAGCGCGCTCGATTCCGAGACCGAGGCGCGGGTGCAGGCCGCGCTCGCGCGGCTGCGCGAGCGGCGAACCACGGTCGTGATCGCGCATCGTCTCTCCACCGTCCGCTCGGCCGACCGGATCATCGTGCTCGACCAGGGCCGGGTGGTGGAGGAGGGAACGCACGCGGCGCTGCTCGCTGCCGGCGGCGCCTATGCGCGGCTCGTGCAGGCCCAGGCCTTCGCCGAGGATCAGGCCGCGGAGACTATTCCCGCCGCAGGACCAGTTCCGTGA
- a CDS encoding phosphatase domain-containing protein → MTDTTAAAPSGFDLSTRSGRLRAWANALLVDHGVLRIPWRNRAWVVPGMLARSNQPLPWQLAAEARAGIRTVINLRGRRAGCGSDVLAREACARLGLALIDAPFESRGAPHRDRLLRLAAIFDSIAYPALIHCKSGADRAGLVAAVFLLLRGATPAEAAAQLSWRFGHVAAGKTGILDLFLARYAEAHDATGIGFLDWVREGYDEAELRRAFRPGRLGTLLTELVLRRE, encoded by the coding sequence GTGACCGACACGACGGCAGCGGCGCCTTCCGGCTTCGATCTCTCCACCCGCTCGGGCCGGCTGCGCGCCTGGGCGAACGCCCTTCTGGTCGATCACGGGGTGCTGCGAATCCCATGGCGAAACCGTGCCTGGGTGGTGCCCGGCATGCTCGCGCGCTCGAACCAGCCTCTGCCGTGGCAGCTCGCGGCCGAGGCGCGGGCTGGGATCAGGACCGTGATCAACCTGCGCGGGCGCAGGGCCGGGTGCGGGTCGGACGTGCTCGCGCGCGAGGCCTGCGCCCGCCTCGGGCTCGCGCTGATCGATGCACCGTTCGAGAGCCGCGGGGCGCCGCACCGCGACCGTCTCCTTCGCCTTGCCGCGATCTTCGACAGCATCGCCTATCCGGCGCTGATCCACTGCAAATCGGGGGCTGACAGGGCGGGCCTCGTGGCGGCGGTGTTCCTGCTCCTGCGCGGTGCGACGCCGGCGGAGGCGGCCGCCCAGCTCTCCTGGCGCTTCGGCCATGTCGCCGCCGGCAAGACCGGCATCCTCGACCTCTTTCTCGCTCGCTATGCCGAGGCGCACGACGCGACCGGCATCGGCTTCCTCGACTGGGTGCGGGAGGGCTATGACGAGGCGGAACTGCGGCGTGCCTTCCGCCCCGGCAGGCTCGGCACCCTGCTCACGGAACTGGTCCTGCGGCGGGAATAG
- a CDS encoding NAD-glutamate dehydrogenase, which produces MATDVPPRAAPPRTERDVLLAAAEAILRRRLPGEAGEQAALFLALWARGVPDDDLAAHAPEDIAGAALSLLEHARVRAPGTASVRVLNPRPEAEGWRSPHSIAEIVTDDMPFLVDSVLAACARLERAVHLVIHPIVPVRRDASGRLVAFGPGAGPEAPRESMMQVEIAQIADSAGLAAMAAALKRAMADVRVAVTDWPEMRTRLAETEALLERTAGEEAEVARAFLRWMAEDNFVLLGYRRLDIGEDGIPRQRPDANLGLLRDPSLAVFDVLRDPAALPDAVRVYFREAGPLAVAKANMRSTVHRPQHCDVAIVKQSRPDGTVEAVHLFLGLFASSAYNRNPRSIPYLREKVAAVLARAGLDPATHDGRRLTNILETYPRDELFQASVEELLAAAKGMLALQERQRVALFVRADRFGRFVSAIVFVPRDRMDTRLRQTIGELIASAYAGRLSTSYVQIGDSPLARVHYIVATTPGAVPAVEVRALERALAEAARSFRDRLVEALIAEHGEAAGLTMVATWADAFPPGYTQSRTAAEAMADIALAERALATGQLALSLAHRTGEPPESLTLRIAHPGGPVPLSDILPLIECLSFRAIEEVPHHLRPRGLGARDVVLHEFRLETTDRAAPTAEAVPLAAEALSALWSGRAEADGFNRLVLRAGISWREAWSLRALYRWLKQTGFPFSQSAVEDALAAEPEATRTLVEMFRLRFDPDLERDPAAEAMLAQAWARQLDAISDPDRDRILSRLMQVLGAITRTTAYADPDAEVIAFKLDPRRAGELPKPVPYAEIWVHGPRTEAVHLRAGPVARGGIRWSDRREDFRTEVLGLMKAQTLKNAVIVPTGAKGGFIVKRPPAPTGDAAQDREALLAEGIACYRLLIGAMLSLTDNRTAAGLVPPPRVVRHDGDDPYIVAAADKGTATFSDIANAIALERGFWLGDAFASGGSKGYDHKGLGVTARGAFEAIALHLAEVGIDWQRDPVSIVGVGDMSGDVFGNGMLLSRSFRLRAAFDHRHIFLDPDPDPELSFAERERLFALPRSSWADYDPAKLSRGGGVFPRTAKAITLSPEARAMLGLEGERAAPEAVIRAILRMEVDLLYFGGIGTFIKASTESHAEVGDRANDAIRIDGHEVRARVVGEGANLAVTQAGRVEAALSGVRLDTDSLHNSAGVDTSDHEVNLKILLDGLVRDGELTAKQRDRLLRGVTEDVVRHVLATNARQALAVSLELADGASAAPAHAALIRRLEAEGFLDRAVSGLPDRAALAQRAGGGLVRPEIVVLLSHAKLWLTDALLGSDLPDDPAFADDLLGYFPPAVAGRFRAAALAHPLRRELLAMLLANDLLDRMGLAAFSRLAEGVPAAAAARAALVARNALGLREAWAGRVAPPPGATDRYVTELAWRRMHEAAAAWFLRRVGGAPASGVAESVARFASPVAALRAVWPDAPGDSLLEAALAMQESGSAAATVVAAWRCAGRAFGLDALRESADAVAVADPGSGRAVSLLLAELGEMQRRLAVRLLARGGDDAADAVRREAGAAWAEAERCLAAVAAEPPSLAGILVAVHALRAVAQAA; this is translated from the coding sequence GTGGCGACCGACGTCCCACCACGCGCGGCCCCGCCGCGGACCGAGCGCGACGTGCTGCTCGCCGCGGCGGAGGCGATTCTCCGCCGTCGCCTCCCGGGCGAGGCGGGTGAGCAGGCGGCTCTGTTCCTCGCACTCTGGGCGAGAGGTGTTCCCGACGATGACCTCGCCGCGCACGCGCCGGAGGACATCGCCGGCGCCGCCCTGTCGCTCCTTGAGCACGCGCGCGTGCGTGCTCCCGGCACCGCCTCGGTTCGGGTTCTGAACCCCCGCCCCGAGGCGGAGGGCTGGCGGTCGCCGCACTCGATCGCCGAGATCGTCACCGACGACATGCCCTTCCTCGTCGACAGCGTGCTCGCCGCCTGCGCCCGCCTCGAGCGTGCGGTGCATCTCGTCATCCACCCGATCGTTCCGGTGCGTCGCGACGCATCAGGCCGGCTCGTCGCCTTCGGCCCAGGCGCGGGGCCGGAGGCGCCGCGCGAGAGCATGATGCAGGTCGAGATCGCGCAGATCGCCGACTCGGCGGGGCTTGCCGCGATGGCCGCGGCGCTCAAACGCGCGATGGCGGATGTCCGCGTCGCGGTGACGGACTGGCCCGAGATGCGCACGCGGCTCGCCGAGACCGAGGCGCTGCTCGAACGCACCGCGGGGGAAGAGGCCGAGGTGGCGCGCGCCTTCCTGCGCTGGATGGCGGAGGACAATTTCGTCCTGCTCGGCTACCGACGCCTCGACATCGGCGAGGACGGTATTCCGCGGCAGCGGCCGGACGCGAATCTGGGCCTGTTGCGCGACCCCTCGCTTGCCGTGTTCGACGTTCTGCGCGACCCGGCCGCCCTCCCCGATGCGGTGCGCGTCTACTTCCGCGAGGCCGGGCCGCTCGCAGTCGCCAAGGCCAACATGCGCTCGACCGTGCACCGGCCGCAGCACTGCGACGTCGCGATCGTGAAACAGTCGCGTCCTGACGGAACGGTCGAGGCGGTGCATCTCTTCCTCGGCCTGTTCGCCTCCTCCGCCTACAACCGCAACCCGCGCTCGATCCCCTATCTGCGCGAGAAGGTCGCCGCCGTGCTCGCCCGCGCCGGCCTCGACCCCGCCACGCATGACGGGCGGCGGCTGACCAACATCCTCGAAACCTATCCCCGCGACGAGCTGTTCCAGGCCTCGGTCGAGGAGCTGCTCGCCGCCGCAAAGGGCATGCTCGCGTTGCAGGAGCGCCAGCGCGTGGCGCTGTTCGTGCGCGCTGATCGGTTCGGGCGCTTCGTCTCGGCGATCGTGTTCGTGCCGCGCGACCGGATGGACACGCGCCTGCGCCAGACGATCGGCGAGCTGATCGCCTCCGCCTATGCCGGGCGGCTCTCGACCAGCTACGTGCAGATCGGCGACAGCCCGCTCGCGCGCGTACACTACATCGTCGCGACCACGCCAGGCGCGGTGCCCGCCGTCGAGGTGCGCGCGCTCGAGCGCGCGCTCGCCGAGGCCGCCCGGTCGTTCCGTGACCGTCTCGTCGAGGCGCTGATCGCCGAGCACGGCGAGGCCGCGGGGCTTACGATGGTCGCGACCTGGGCCGACGCCTTCCCGCCGGGCTACACCCAGTCGCGGACCGCCGCCGAGGCGATGGCAGACATCGCGCTCGCGGAACGGGCGCTTGCGACCGGGCAGCTCGCGCTCTCGCTCGCACACCGAACCGGAGAGCCGCCCGAATCGCTCACCCTGCGAATCGCCCACCCCGGCGGGCCGGTGCCGCTGTCCGACATCCTGCCTCTGATCGAGTGCCTCTCCTTCCGCGCGATCGAAGAGGTGCCGCATCACCTCCGCCCGCGCGGCCTGGGCGCGCGCGACGTGGTTCTGCATGAGTTCCGCCTCGAGACGACCGACCGCGCTGCGCCTACGGCCGAGGCCGTGCCGCTTGCGGCGGAGGCGCTCTCCGCTCTGTGGTCGGGCCGCGCCGAGGCGGACGGGTTCAACCGCCTCGTGCTGCGCGCCGGCATCTCGTGGCGCGAGGCCTGGAGCTTGCGCGCCCTCTATCGCTGGCTGAAGCAGACGGGCTTTCCGTTCAGCCAAAGCGCGGTCGAGGACGCGCTCGCCGCTGAACCGGAGGCGACGCGAACCCTGGTCGAGATGTTCCGCCTCCGCTTCGACCCGGATCTCGAGCGCGACCCTGCCGCCGAAGCGATGCTCGCCCAAGCCTGGGCGCGTCAGCTCGACGCGATCTCCGACCCCGACCGCGACCGCATCCTCTCGCGGCTGATGCAGGTCTTGGGCGCGATCACCCGCACCACGGCCTATGCCGACCCGGACGCCGAGGTGATTGCCTTCAAGCTCGACCCGCGCCGCGCGGGCGAGCTGCCCAAGCCCGTGCCCTACGCCGAGATCTGGGTGCACGGGCCGCGCACCGAGGCGGTGCATCTGCGCGCCGGGCCGGTCGCGCGCGGCGGGATACGCTGGTCCGACCGGCGGGAGGATTTCCGCACCGAAGTGCTTGGGCTGATGAAGGCGCAGACGCTCAAGAACGCCGTGATCGTTCCAACCGGAGCGAAGGGCGGGTTCATCGTCAAACGCCCGCCCGCGCCGACGGGGGATGCGGCGCAGGACCGCGAGGCGCTGCTTGCGGAAGGAATCGCCTGCTACCGCCTGCTCATCGGCGCGATGCTCAGCCTCACCGACAACCGCACCGCGGCAGGACTCGTTCCGCCGCCACGCGTCGTCCGCCACGACGGCGACGATCCCTACATTGTCGCCGCCGCGGACAAGGGCACCGCGACCTTCTCCGACATCGCCAACGCGATCGCTCTCGAGCGCGGCTTCTGGCTCGGCGATGCCTTCGCCTCGGGCGGCTCGAAGGGCTATGACCACAAGGGCCTTGGCGTGACCGCACGCGGTGCCTTCGAGGCGATCGCGCTTCATCTCGCCGAAGTCGGCATCGACTGGCAGCGCGACCCAGTCAGCATCGTCGGCGTCGGCGACATGTCGGGCGACGTGTTCGGCAACGGCATGCTTCTGTCGCGCTCGTTCCGCCTGCGTGCCGCCTTCGACCACCGCCACATCTTCCTCGACCCCGACCCCGACCCGGAGCTCTCCTTCGCCGAGCGCGAGCGCCTGTTCGCGCTGCCGCGCTCATCCTGGGCCGACTACGACCCGGCGAAACTCTCGAGGGGCGGCGGCGTGTTCCCGCGCACGGCGAAGGCGATCACGCTCTCGCCCGAGGCGCGGGCGATGCTCGGGCTCGAAGGCGAGCGCGCCGCGCCGGAGGCAGTGATCCGCGCCATCCTCAGGATGGAGGTGGACCTCCTTTATTTCGGCGGCATCGGCACCTTCATCAAGGCGAGCACGGAGAGCCACGCCGAGGTCGGCGACCGGGCGAACGACGCGATCCGGATCGACGGGCACGAGGTGCGGGCGCGCGTCGTTGGCGAGGGAGCCAATCTCGCCGTTACCCAGGCCGGGCGGGTCGAGGCAGCGCTCTCCGGCGTGCGGCTCGACACCGACAGCCTGCACAACTCTGCGGGCGTGGACACGTCAGACCACGAGGTGAACCTCAAGATCCTGCTCGACGGCCTCGTCCGCGACGGCGAGCTCACCGCCAAGCAGCGCGACCGGCTGTTGCGCGGGGTGACGGAGGACGTGGTTCGTCACGTGCTCGCGACGAATGCGCGCCAGGCGCTCGCGGTCTCGCTCGAGCTCGCGGACGGCGCGTCGGCCGCGCCGGCGCATGCGGCGCTGATCAGGCGGCTCGAGGCGGAGGGGTTCCTTGACCGCGCCGTCTCCGGCCTGCCGGACCGCGCCGCTCTCGCGCAGCGCGCCGGAGGAGGTCTCGTTCGCCCGGAGATCGTCGTGCTGCTCAGCCACGCCAAGCTGTGGCTCACCGACGCCCTGCTCGGCTCCGACCTGCCCGACGACCCCGCCTTCGCCGACGATCTCCTTGGCTATTTCCCGCCCGCGGTGGCGGGCCGCTTCCGGGCGGCTGCGCTCGCGCATCCGCTGCGTCGGGAACTGCTTGCGATGCTGCTTGCGAACGACCTGCTCGACCGGATGGGGCTTGCCGCCTTCTCCCGGCTCGCCGAGGGCGTGCCGGCAGCCGCCGCGGCACGCGCGGCGCTCGTTGCCCGGAACGCGCTCGGCCTGCGCGAGGCCTGGGCCGGCCGCGTCGCGCCGCCGCCGGGCGCGACAGACCGTTACGTCACCGAACTCGCCTGGCGTCGGATGCACGAGGCTGCGGCGGCATGGTTTCTCCGCCGGGTCGGCGGCGCTCCGGCCAGCGGGGTTGCGGAGAGTGTCGCCCGTTTCGCCTCCCCCGTCGCGGCGCTGCGCGCCGTGTGGCCCGACGCACCGGGGGATTCGCTTCTCGAAGCCGCGCTTGCGATGCAGGAGTCTGGCTCGGCGGCGGCGACGGTCGTCGCCGCATGGCGGTGCGCCGGCCGAGCCTTCGGGCTCGACGCTCTCCGCGAGTCGGCCGACGCCGTCGCCGTGGCAGACCCCGGCTCGGGCCGCGCCGTGTCGCTTCTCCTCGCCGAGCTCGGCGAGATGCAGCGGCGGCTTGCGGTTCGGCTGCTCGCGCGCGGCGGCGACGACGCCGCCGACGCGGTGCGCCGAGAGGCAGGCGCCGCCTGGGCGGAGGCCGAGCGCTGCCTCGCCGCCGTCGCTGCCGAGCCGCCGAGCCTCGCGGGGATTCTCGTCGCCGTACACGCCCTGCGCGCCGTGGCGCAGGCGGCATGA
- a CDS encoding MFS transporter yields the protein MTGPGVRARPGRIVAWCVYDWANSAYPTVIGTFVFATYFTQGVAPDPVTGASRWGVAMAVSGLLVGLLSPVFGAIADRTGGQRAWLAGFTLLAAAAAAALWTVGPDPAFMTRGLVLVVLGTLAFELGTVFYNAMLPAVAPARLIGRVSGWGWGLGYFGGLSCLVACLVLIEARPPPFGLDTVEAGAVRATSVLVALWYAGFALPTLLAVPGTPRTGVGLAEAVHQGLGAILAVLPELRGQPAIARFLLARLLYAEGLNTLFAFGAIYAAGTFGMETEEVIRLGIAINVTAGLGAALFAFADDRFGSRAVVLVSILSLMAIGAALLVITSKAAFWALALPLGIFFGPAQAASRTLMGRLAPRDKLGEYYGLFALTGRVVSFAGPLVLAAATALFQSQRAGMATILLFLGGGAALLLAVREPPHRRD from the coding sequence ATGACGGGGCCGGGCGTCCGCGCCAGGCCCGGGCGGATCGTCGCCTGGTGCGTCTACGACTGGGCCAACAGCGCCTATCCAACCGTGATCGGAACGTTCGTGTTCGCAACCTATTTCACCCAAGGGGTGGCGCCCGACCCGGTGACGGGCGCCTCGCGCTGGGGGGTGGCGATGGCGGTGTCGGGGCTTCTCGTCGGCCTCCTCTCTCCGGTGTTCGGCGCGATCGCCGACCGAACGGGCGGGCAGCGCGCCTGGCTCGCCGGCTTCACCCTGCTCGCGGCCGCCGCCGCGGCGGCGCTGTGGACGGTCGGGCCCGACCCGGCCTTCATGACGCGCGGGCTCGTGCTCGTGGTGCTCGGCACGCTCGCCTTCGAGCTCGGCACAGTGTTCTACAACGCCATGCTGCCGGCGGTGGCGCCGGCGCGTCTGATCGGGCGTGTCTCGGGCTGGGGCTGGGGGCTCGGCTATTTCGGCGGCCTCTCCTGCCTCGTCGCGTGCCTCGTGCTGATCGAGGCCCGCCCGCCCCCCTTCGGCCTCGACACCGTGGAGGCGGGGGCGGTGCGCGCGACCTCGGTTCTGGTGGCACTGTGGTACGCCGGCTTCGCCCTGCCGACCCTGCTTGCCGTTCCCGGAACCCCGCGCACCGGGGTGGGACTGGCCGAGGCCGTGCACCAGGGCCTCGGCGCCATCCTCGCGGTCCTGCCCGAGCTGCGCGGCCAGCCCGCGATCGCGCGGTTCCTGCTCGCGCGCCTGCTCTACGCCGAGGGGCTGAACACGCTGTTCGCCTTCGGCGCGATCTACGCCGCTGGAACCTTCGGCATGGAGACCGAGGAGGTGATCCGGCTCGGCATCGCCATCAACGTCACCGCAGGCCTCGGCGCGGCGCTGTTCGCCTTCGCCGATGATCGGTTCGGCTCGCGCGCCGTGGTTCTGGTCTCGATCCTGTCGCTGATGGCGATCGGCGCGGCGCTGCTCGTGATCACCTCGAAGGCCGCGTTCTGGGCGCTCGCCCTGCCGCTCGGGATCTTCTTCGGCCCTGCCCAGGCGGCGAGCCGGACGCTGATGGGCCGGCTCGCGCCGCGCGACAAGCTCGGCGAATACTACGGGCTGTTCGCGCTGACGGGCAGGGTCGTGTCCTTCGCGGGACCTCTCGTGCTCGCGGCCGCGACCGCCCTGTTCCAGAGCCAGCGCGCCGGGATGGCGACGATCCTCCTCTTCCTCGGCGGCGGGGCGGCGCTGCTTCTTGCGGTACGGGAGCCGCCGCATCGGCGCGATTGA
- a CDS encoding cell wall hydrolase: protein MRRAATGRAHAPAVAHARAEAAVRALAEALATHGRGEPVRALEGLASVVMNRVRAARLRRAPAAWGTDLASALAAAGLLPETGAEPAPDELIAACRRIAARAAAGSLPDPTGGALFWHRAGTPPPPEAEGGEAVRFGGLVFIRPAGGMASAGDRGPPIAAGG, encoded by the coding sequence ATGAGGCGTGCGGCAACGGGCCGGGCGCATGCCCCCGCCGTCGCGCACGCCCGGGCAGAGGCGGCGGTGCGCGCGCTCGCCGAGGCGCTCGCGACGCACGGACGGGGTGAGCCGGTGCGTGCCCTCGAGGGGCTCGCCTCGGTGGTGATGAACCGCGTCCGGGCGGCGCGCTTACGCCGCGCTCCCGCCGCGTGGGGGACGGACCTCGCCTCCGCCCTCGCCGCAGCTGGGCTGTTGCCGGAGACCGGTGCGGAGCCTGCACCCGACGAACTGATCGCCGCCTGCCGGCGGATCGCCGCCCGGGCCGCCGCCGGCAGTCTGCCCGATCCGACCGGTGGCGCGCTGTTTTGGCACCGTGCCGGAACGCCGCCGCCGCCCGAGGCCGAAGGGGGAGAGGCGGTGCGCTTCGGCGGGCTCGTCTTCATACGCCCTGCCGGAGGGATGGCGAGCGCGGGCGACCGAGGCCCTCCCATCGCGGCAGGCGGCTGA